The DNA segment GTACATGTTGAATACATTTTTGTTTCGTCATATTTTAAACTCCTTCTTCAATATTCAGCGTAAAGGCTAACTCCAATGCTGTTTGCTCAAAGGCAAACCAAGCCAGAGCTGTTTTTAGGTCATAGGCTACTTCACAGAGTAAAGCGGTAGATTGTTTCAGGTATTTCAACCGAAGCTGTTCAATCTCCTCATAATAGGTTTCGAAGAAATGATGGGTTGGGGGATACTGATTAAGTGCGGATACCATTCCTGAAATACAGCCCAATGTTCTCAAATCATGAAAAAAGGCTGCTACTACCTCCCGTTTCATTGCTTCTTTGGCAACAAAAGCACCAATAGTATTGGGATTGTTTTTTATGATAAGATGTAAAGCGTTTCGTAAGTGTTTTTCGGTCATAAGACCTCCTTTGTAGATCGTTGAATAGAATGGAGCTGCATCATCATTTTTGGGTGTGATGATTTGCCCCATTCAAAGTGGGTTAAAAAAGTTGAGGATTGCAAAGAAAAGTAGTGCCGAGGAATTAGCAGAATTGTTGAATGGTCTGTGAAGCCATTACAATAAGATCAATGATAAGTGGTTTTTCACCGCGAAGCAGTTGTTGTAAAAACGTATCGGTATATACTGAAACAGCCCTGCTTATAGGGATCAGATTGTCCGTTTTTGATAATTGCTGAATGGTCTCAAAGATCTGAGCTGCCTCGGAACATAGTGTATACATATTCTCCTCACAGACTAAAGCAGCGTCTTTTTCAAATACGGCTAATAACTCAGCGTTGTTAAGCATTTCAGTAGCAATTTTGTTTCTGATTTCAGCATAATAAATAGGTTTGGGCATGATAATTTTTCCTTTCTTATAGGGTAATGATTGGGATTGAAAATTTGATGGTTATGACTAATTGGGGTCTGTAAAGCACTACTTATGGATAGTCAAGAAAATAGGAATATATATTCATACTGCAGTATGCAACCTAAGATTGTACATAGGTTTTTACAGCGGTATTGCAACAGCAAAAAAGACTGAGGTTTACATTTCTTGTTAAGGTTATGTTCATCTATCGGTTGTATACTGAAAGCTAAAGGATAGAGGTTGTACGAGTAAACAAGGACGATGTGGGGTAACTGAAATGAGAACGGACAAAACAACGTTAGGAGCTGCGGAAGAAAACTTCTTTGACCTCAATGACAGTCCTACGATGCGCTCTGAAAAAGTCTATGGGGAGAGCCATATGAAATTGGACGGTGTCATGGAAACACCGAGAGACCGCCGTGAAGAGGCTGCGCAGGAGAAGAAAAAGAATAACGTCTATAAAGAATTATACGAACAGTTTTACAGGGATTTGCTATTTCAAATTGATGTGAAATTGGAAGCTGTGCAGTTGGAGATGGAGCAAAACCGTAAGGAATGGGAAACACGTGCCAACCGACTGGATGCTATTGATGATGTGTTGGAACCAGTCAAAGATGGTAAACCACTGGATAAAGAAAAAGCACAGCATATTATCAACAGTACAGGGAGGTATATTGCACCGGATGCAGACAACGCAGCGTATTACAACCTTCTTGTGGCTATTAAAACGGAGGATCTGGAACAGATTGAAGTGTTGGACAGGGATTTCAGGAAGTTAGAACAACAGGAACAGCAGTATAAAATGATGCAGCAGCAAGCGCAGGATATTGCGAATGATACTAGCTTGGATAGTCATCAAAAATTGGCTGCCTATGAAAATCTTAATAATGAAATGAGTAAAGCTGATCTCATCATTGTATCAAGAGATACAGAAAACCAAGAGCAAAAATCAGATGCTGAAGTGGTTGCTAAGCATGATTTTGAAAATCAAAGAAGTGACTTAACTTACGATGTTTCAAGGCTGAACTTCTGATGGGTGCTTTGGGAAGACTCTCCTGTAATCACGTACAGCTTCTGGAAGTAAAGCAATAAACTCATCAAAAGTAAAAATGCCATGTTGCCTGCCTTTTATGAAATAAGCAAAGGCAGCCCCTTTGTCATCGTTTAACACTTCAATAAAATATTTATGCGGTATGCCTTTCTCCGTAAGTTTCTTGGATAAGGCTTCTTTAAAAATATAAAACGCTTTTTCATTTACGGTGTCGCGCATAATGGTGATGCCTAATACCGGATAGTTTTCGGTGTACTCGGAAGCCTCAAATTGAATACTTTTCCGATCTCTTAATGCTTGAATTTCTTTATCGCTTAACGCTGTGATGCTTCTGGGTTTTTCCTGTGCCTGTGCGGTAAACACACTTGCAGTCATAAAACTGAACAGAAGGATACTTTTGTGAATGTTCATAATGCCTCCGTTGGTTTTAAATTTGTAAGGATTTTGAATAAAAGGGGACAGACAGTCCTTTATGGGGGGGGGGGTGCTGTTTGTGGTGTCTTAACAATGTTTTGAAATCACGTTTAGGAATTACATTGCTTGGCAATAATGATAAGAAGAATGATAACGCCAATAATGCCGCCCCACGGGTTATTGTCTTTTTTCTTTCGGTAGATTTCGCCTACTTTTTCGTATTTCGCCATAATTTTTAGTTTTAAGGATAGTCTTGAAAATGATGTAACGCGACAACTGCGGTTGTCATCACTCAGCACGCTGACGCTGCGTTATGTAACGCTTATAAGCGGTCACAGCGCTTGTTTTTGAAAGGGGTGTAAAGCCCGGTGCTGAATATGTCCGAAAATTAGATATATTGTGCCATGAGGGTTATTTTTCTTCCGGTTTGAGGGGTAATACAGGTTGCTTTTTTAAGCTGAATCGGGTATTATTTCTCTAAATCCCTAAAAATCATGTTTTTTACTTGCATAACTGTCCGATAATATCTAATAATCGGACCGTTATTAGGGGAGAGAAACGATAAAGGTCGGATGATGTATAAGGTGGTGGTGTCATTACACAATGATAAAGGACAGCGAAAGTATTTAAACCAAGAGGAACGGTTACGGTTCTTTGAAGTGACACAACAATACGATACTTCCAAACGATTATTCTGCCAGTTGTTATTCTATACCGGAGCACGTATTGCGGAGGTACACAACCTGAAAACGGACAGTATTGATTTGGCGAATGGTACGGTAGTACTGGAAACGCTTAAAAAGCGGAAACGGGGTATTTATAGGGAAATTCCTTTACCGGAGCCATTATTAAATGATTTACAGGGGTATGTTGGTGTTTTGGGTGCTCAGGGGAAACAGGGACATTGTTTATGGACTTTTTCGTTGCGTACGGGTTCCCGATTGATAAAAGCATCGATGAAAAAGGCGGGTATAAGCGGGGTCAGAAGTTGTGCGCGAGGGCTTCGGCATGGGTTTGCGGTACATGCGGTGAATAAGGTACCGCTTACGATGGTAAAGAAATGGCTGGGGCATGCTTCGCTGACCACTACGGCTATTTATCTGGATATTTTTGGAGAAGAAGAGCGGGAAATTGCGAAAAGGATTTGGTAGAAGGGAGAAGGTAACTATGAAGCCTAAGTATGAGCAACTGCATGAAATGGAGGAGGATCTTATTCAGCTACAGGGGTTGCTGAAAGCGTTGCAATTGCTTTTACCAGATGGGGCTGCACATGATTGTGTGTTGAATGCGTTGGAAAAAAGGTTAGCTTTATTACAACAGCATTTTTATGAGTATTGGGAGGGGGTGGCGGTTGAGGGGAAAGAAGAAAGTTCTTGATGGTTTTGTCATTTTGACAATTTAAATAAGTTCTGATTCATTAGATTTAAATACTTAAAAAACACCTATTAATAGGGACTTTTTAAGTATTCAAAATTAGTAGTTTTACATAGAAATTTATATCTAACTAACTAAATTTAAAACAATTATGAAAGCATGCAGAACAGCTAAAATTGAAGAAGTAGTTAATGATGCTTCAGCCGCAATCGAACAAGTTAAAAAACTTGAAAATCAAATTAAGTCAGAGGAGAATATCAGAAAACAAGAATTTCTCAAAAGAATTGATGAGTATTTAAGTCTCGCTGGCGTAAATGATGAAAGGTTTATACAAGAGAATACTTATATAAAAGTAGAATATGCGAGTGAGTTTAGTTTAGATAAAATTGTTGAAGTAGTAAAAGGTGCTTTACAAGCCGCAGCTGATTCAGCAGTAGCTACAAACCCTACTGCATTGTTAAGTTCTGATGCAGCAGATTCTTATTCAGAAGTAGTTGTGTCGATAGGAGAAGCAGCAAAATCATCTTCATCAACAGCAGCTATTGGTAGTTTTTCTGCAACCAGATTAGCACCAGGCATAATAGCATTTGTTTACACAACTTCAGTAACAATCGAAGAAATTCAAACTTTTGGAACTGAAGCTATAACTGCGACTGCACTGCATTATGCATTAATTGAAAGTAATCAAGATTTTGCTCAAACCAAACATATTGAAACTATTCAATGTACTATCAAAGCTGCTCTAAAAGCTTATAAGGACTTTATTACTTTACAAGCTTTATTGGTCGACCGTCTTACTAAAGGTGAATTGACATTGGAAGAGTATATCGAATTGGATAGTAAATATGCTGAAACAGCTAAAAAACTAAGAGAAAGAGTGCAAGCTGCAATAGATGATGTTGAAAAACCTGAAATTACAAAAAATTCTTATAATTTAGATTGGCTGAATAATGATTTGAATAAATCAATACTTAATGAGCGTTCTTTAACAAATAGAATGCTTGTTGAGTCATCATTAAATTTGCTAACTAGTTATGGTAAAAAATACCAACCTGTAATTGATCTTAATACAGAGCGTCTAAAAACTAATTTTTATTAAAGTTTCAAAAATATGTCTTCAGAGAGAGAAAAAAGGTTCGAAACAATTCAGCCTGGAATAAGTATTTCCAGTAAGTATAGTACCAATGGAACCCTTGGTTTGATTGTTTTTGACAATACAAATAATAAACCATGTATTTTAAGTAATTGGCATGTACTCGCAAAGAGTAGTTTTTTACCTAGAACCTCATTCAGAGTTGGAAAGCCAATTTTTCAGCCTGGCAGATTATTTCAAGGTAAGCGAAACTCTAATATTGTAGCTAGGCTAACCCCCGACACGACAGGCATACCGATTCAGCTATTGCAGAAATTGTAAGCCGTGAATTTACATTAAAACAATATGAATCTAATGTTTTAATAACAAAAGCTCGACTGCCACAAGAAGGAGATATAGTTGAAAAATCGGGAACAAGAACTGGAGTAACTAGAGGAAAAATTGTAGAGATAAATGGGGATCGAATTCATATTAAGCCGATAGAAGAAGGAAATCCAAATAATCAAGAAATTAGTGATGGAGGTGATTCGGGTTGTTTATGGTATGATCCAAATACAATGGAAGGACTAGTCCTCCATAATTCAGGGGAAACCGACGCCAATCCTAATAGTGAATTTGCAAAAGGATATTCATTAATTGCAGTGATGGAGAGATTAAATTTTTCATTAACCAAAACTAATTGATACCAACGAAATGTATTACAGAAATTGACAACTGACATAAATTATAAGAATGAATTTATATAAAAGTTCAACCACTAAAACCCATCTTGCCCAATGAGAGGTGAATAGATGCTTTTAAGGTTTTTACTTCGAAGACAATTTCACTAGAAATAGGCAGAAGAGGGTTTCGAAAAGTGCAAGAGCTCTGATAAAGTCGATAAAACAATTGAGGCAAATATAAGCTCTATATATAATTGAAGATTGTGGAAACTATGAGAATTGTAAATAAAATTCTATTGAGTTTATAAAGCATCCATTTACAAATGTCAAGATTTTTTTTGAATAAGGTCAAATTAGTTTAAAATGAACCATTTAAGGTCAAATTTTTAGAACGTATTTTCCGACGTAAAAAATAAAACCCTTTGATAACTTATTTGTTTTCAAAGGGTTATTTAAATTAAAGTGGTACCTCCAGCCACCCTCAATTAAGGCGGATTTCTATCAAATAACCAGAGAAATGAAGTAACTAAAAAGCTCTTCATAAGGCTGTAGAAAATGAATTTCTTGAAGCTGAGACAGAAATCTATCTTAATGGAATGACTAGATTTGTAACAAGATATTATATCAAACTCCAAAGGCTTGAAAGACCAACATTTTAAAAGAAGAGTTTAGATTCAACTCTTTTATACCAGCACTTCATAATCAGCTTATCAAAACCACTTATTTCCGAATTTCTATAAACTCCTAGGAGAGTATATGTATTTTGTTTTTAAAATATTCTACACTTCAATAAGTACCGACTCATTTTTTCGCAAAATGAAATTAGTTTTAATACTTTTTTTATCTAAAAGTATTAGTCCAAGATGTATATCATATCTATGCTGAAAAAAGACCTTAACACAGGTAAGAATACTAACAATATTTCTTTTCTAGAAAAGATAGAATACTTTTATAGAGAATTCAAACTAGGCATTAAAAATTTTATTTTCATACAATCCATTATCATTAATTAATTGTTTTTTAATATTAATTATCTTAACAAAAAATAAACATATATATGTAGAAATACCTGCTATTGGGTATTTTTTTAAACTTTACTTTTCTAAAGTAGTATAACGCTTAATTTAAATAAATTAACATTAACATAACAGATCAAAAATGTAATTTATAAAAGAATAATACACTCGTAATTAATAGCAATAAAATCTAACATATAGAAGTTATATTTTATTTAATAACTAATTAATTAATTATGGAACATCCGATCACTAGTACACTGTTCAGGTTTGTTAAGCATAGAAGCCCACAACTTCAGAAAGAACCGGAAAGAGCCACAAAGTATCCAACTTCGCCGAACCAAGGCTATTTTTTTACTGCCCTGGGAAATGAACCCTCAGGGACAATTAAAGCCCTCGCAATGAGGCAAGCTGCCGAAAGTTTTCCTTCTCCTTATGAATCAGTAGAGAGGGTTAAGAGCATGTCCGAAAGTTTATATAATTTTTCAGAATGGCTGGCACGAAATAAGAAAAGTTATAACGATACAGACCTAGTTAATGAATATGATAAAGTATCGAAAGGGTTAACTTCTCAGGAATTGGAAACAATGTGGGACAACCTTTATTATCAGGCTGTAACCCAAAAATCTTTTTATGTAAAAGAAGCTATTTCGCAAATGCTGCTTGCTGATCATGCTTACAGATTAGTAGATACTGATATTGAACACGCTGCAGATTATAACAGAGAGGTGGTAAATGCAAAATTGACATTACCTTCTGAGCTTTTTGCAGATTATATTAAAGCAGATTCAGATTCAGAGACACCAAAAAAAAATCAACCAAATATACCAATGGGCTTTTTAAAGTCCCAAATAATAGTTGGTAGTGCTAAAATGAGAATTGAAAATTATGATGGATTAACCAAAGAACTGAATCGTTCAGAAAGTAAATATCGAGAGTCCTATTCAGCTGCTTATGGTCAGGCATATAAACAATATGAAGAAAATATAGCCCCTACACTCGAAAAGTACCATCAAGATCTTGAAGATGCCAAACAGGCTTACTGTTCGGCTCAGAGTTCTGATATTCCTTACGATCCTAAAAACCCATGCCACCAACCTGCTTATGTGCCTTATCCATCATTACCGGAATTTTCGTTCTCTCATGAAGATGAAATTACTTCAGCTAAAATGGAGGAGGAATTGACTGAAAAAAGCTTTAATGTACTATTGGATGTTTTAGGATATGATTTTGAGAATGATACACCCGAGGGAAGAAGTGATATCTTAAAATCCTATCCAACATATAATAGTATTTATCCTGAAGTAGAATCTGCAAGAAGAAATGCAAGCACAGAGCTTGTCGGAAATATTTACCCTCTTAATACGACAGTTAATTTTGCAGGCTATGATTACTCCATAAACAAAGGCTCGCGAATGACTCCTGACAGCTTTAATTTATGTGCTACAAGGGTACATCAAATATATAATATCTTTACATTAACCATTGGTGTACCCAATAATACGTGGCAAGTACTCAAAATTGTAGTAACGGTTACAAAGCCTAGTGATAGTACATATCAGGTATCTATTAATGCACCAGCAGCGACTTATAATAATGGGGTTTTATCATTACAAAGCTTCTACAACTATCCAATATCTCAACTTGGAGGAGATGATAATGATGTTCTTGATTTCAAAATTGTTTTCACTAATGGGAGTATAAGAAATATTGAAAATATTGATGCTGAAATGACAGTCTGTACTTCAGGTACCGCTCTGGGTACTGATCCTGCGTATAATGAGGTAAATACTAATCCACCTTTTGTACCTAGTAAGTTTGGATTTAGAGATCTCGGGGTGGCAGACTACCTAAAAGTAGAACAAACTGTCCAGTGTTATGTTGAAGGAGAAATCTCGCACATAGAAAATATTATGGCGCGTGAATATAAAGAGCGAGCTACCCGAATGTTGAGGAGAACTGAAGATACGACTACGATTAGTAATGAAACGGAACAGGAAAGACTAACTGACACAACTACTACAAATCGTCATGAGTTACAATCAGAAATAAGCAAAGTAATCTCTGAATCTCAAGATTTAGGTACCTCTGTAAATTCCAGATACGATGGGAAAGGTGGCTTTTCAGTATCTGCAGGTCTTTCTTATGCTACTAATACATCCCAGACTGATAGTACCCGTATCGCCGAAACAACTGCCCAGGAGATTACAGAACGCGCTACGGATAGAATAGTTTCCAAAGTGAAAGAAGAGCGGATTTCTAAGATTATAGAAGAGTATGAAGAGAACAATAAGCATGGGTTTGATAATCGCTTTGGGAGTCAACATGTTGTGGGAGTTTATCGTTGGGTAGATAAATTATACAAAAATCAGATATGGAATTACGGCAAGCGTATGATGCTTGAATTCATGATACCAGACCCTGCTGAATTACACACATTGGGTCTAATTCCAACTAATGGAGAAGGTAGCAATAGTGAAGGTATACTTCAGACTCCTCCAGACCCTAGAACAACATTGAAGTATGGCCCTTCAGTTAATTTCAGTGATTTTTGGACTTATGCCCAATATTGGGCTCAATACTATAATGCTGTTATTGAACCGGTACCGGCAGAAAATATAACCGTAGGAGAATCATTTAGTGTAAAATATAATACAGGGGAAAGTAAAATATCAAGTACAGAAGGTAGTTCCGGTAATGGTAAAATTACTGTTCCCGAAGGCTATAAAGTTTCATCTGCCAAGGGTATATATAATGCAATAAAAGATGGTGATAGGAGCGGTAGCTTAATATCTCTTACAGTTGGTAATAGTACAAACTATAATGCATTGATTTCACCAACCAAGCTTCTGATACTTAGCAATGTAAATTTCGCAGCAAATACTGATTCTTTCATAAATTCTAATTATGTCAATGAAGTTCCTGTTTCATTTACGTTAGGAAACCATGTCGCGGGAGATGTTTCTGTTACCCTGAGCTGTTATCTAACTCAAGAAGCAAAGGAAGCTTGGGAAATGAGAACTTTTAAAGCTATAATGGATGCTTATGAAGCTAAATTAGCTGAATATAACGAAAGAATTGAAAAAAACAAAAATGTAGTTCAAGAGGAAATAAAAACCAATCCAGGATTTTACAGACAAATCGAAAATTTAGTTTTACGTAAAAATTGTATATCCTATCTTATAAGACAAATAGGAGGAGGATTTTCCTATGGTGCTAGTATGACAACAGGAGATTCTTTCGGAAACTTTGAAGTAAACCTTAGCCAGGGGCTGGATACTTATACGAATACGGTTAAATTCTTAGAACAGGCATTTGAGTGGGATATAATTTCATACAACTTCTATCCTTATTTTTGGGGCAAACGCGATAACTGGTCTAAAATGTACCAATTTGACAAAAGTGACGATCCTCTCTACCGCAGCTTCATGCAGGCGGGTATGGCAAGGGTTGTGGTTACAGTAAGACCCGGTTTTGAAAAGGCGGCTGCTCTATACCTGACTACAGGTTTTATCTGGAACGGTGGTACAGTACCTACTATTGGAGACCCTCTGTATCTGGATTTGGTAGATGAAGTAACAAGAGAGGAACCTCCTAAAAAAGAAGGGAAAGCATGGATAACAAGGCTGCCTACTACACTTACTATACTGCAAGCTGACAGTATTGGCTTAAAGGTAGAAAAAGCATTGCCTTGTAATTGTGGTGAAGAAGATGAATTTGAACCAGGTACTGTAATACCATGCAATTCTAACTTTGAAATTACCAATGCACAATTGGGTAATGAAGAGCAAACCGCAAAAATACAATTTATATTTCACGACCTTGACCATTTAAATGTAGCTGATGGTAGTGCTTATAGGGTTAGTACTTATGATGACGATGGTTACTTCCCAAGAAGATATGAATGTATGGGACAAAATATAGCTATAGATCGCGATGCCTCGTGGCAGCCAGAAGATAGCGTATCAATAGTTTACGAGCAACTTGCCCAACAGCTTTCGGCTATAAACGGTGTAGAAGCACAACAGGTATTTGTTGATAACTCTGATGGTTTTAATAATCCTGATGGAATTAAGTTTACAATAGATACTGCCATTATACCCGACTTTGTATTTACCAAAAAAGACTCATATGGTGGTTTTGATGTTCCTTATGATGTATTAAGGGTTATTACAAGTAATGGAAATGTGAGGATAATATATGGTGATTATAACGTAACGGGACGACTAATGGACAAGTCAGGAGTTCAGATACAGGATTTTGAACTAAACACCTTATTACCAATAGACAAGTTTAAAATATGAGCCTGAAAAGAAATGATTTAATATGGCAGCCCGATAAGGTGCTGCCATACCTTTTTGGCGAACTTAAACAGAAAATAGAAGTAATATCCCCTGTATATAATATATACCTTTACGGCAGCAGGGCACGCACTCCTTATAGCCAATGGGGTACTGCACTGGATGGCAAAGACTGGGATATATTAATTGTTTGCCGTTTCCCTATTGTTAATACTAAAGTATGGACTACAGAGCTTGGTTATCATATAGACCTTAAAGTAACTGATAACAAGGGAGCGGATACATTTTTTAAATATCAAAAACACTGGGTTGAAATATATCCGGAAAATAATTTAATGAACAGTGAGTAATTTTGATGATATTTTTAGCGGAGAAAACCAGTCTTTTTTCAATTCCAGTAGTGAGTTCCCTTCATTCGAGAGTTTGGGCTTAGGACTTAGCAGTAATAACCCTTTCGAGGATACACAAGGTTATAGAAGTATTCGGGAGACAACTAATGAGCATGCTCTAAACAATTCCCCTTTTGGTAAAAAAAGTATATTTCATTCAACAGTATATACTTCTAAAAATATAGATTTTCCAAAGCTAATTGACTTTATTGAAGCTAATAGAGATGCGGAATTTGATGCCAGGAAATTCATTGGTACTATTACAAGGAGGGTAGTAAACCCAATCAGTGTTATAGCTGACCTTATATATCCTAAATTTAAAGAATATATCCCTATAGCGGGATTGCCGGAATCTTCACCTGACTTGACTACAAAAAAAACATTTGAAACAGAGATTCCTTTAAAGATAAATGAGGGTAGATTTATTGAAAAAGAATTGAGACTTGAAGGAAAACTAAACGAAGAAATAGGCATTGTTAATATCAGATTTGATTCGGAGGAGGATTTTACGGGGAGAGTTGAATTTAAATTTAATCTTGACGAATCAATATATTACAAACTTCATTTTTATTATGTAGGCGAAGAGCGGGTTAAAGAAGACAATAATAACGGAGAAATTGCTTTTACTATTTCTTCTTCAAGTTTTGAAGATTTTCAATCGATGCTGAAGCTTTGCGGATATGAAACTCCTCAAAAACTTTATGACATAGTAAGATCAACTTTTATAAATGCACTGGAAAAAATAAGCAAGGAAAGCGATGTAGATGGAGAATATGAGGATAACCATCCGAAGTTCCGTAAACTGGATTGGCTGTATGAAAATATGCCTGCATTTGTAATAGTAAGCCTAGACTTTAATCAGACTATTGATAATATATTTAAACTTAGTTATTGGGACACAAGGCTGCCCGTAGGGCATGATACAACCAAGGCGATAATTAATGTACTATCAAAATTAAAT comes from the Flavobacterium arcticum genome and includes:
- a CDS encoding DUF7222 domain-containing protein, producing the protein MGQIITPKNDDAAPFYSTIYKGGLMTEKHLRNALHLIIKNNPNTIGAFVAKEAMKREVVAAFFHDLRTLGCISGMVSALNQYPPTHHFFETYYEEIEQLRLKYLKQSTALLCEVAYDLKTALAWFAFEQTALELAFTLNIEEGV
- a CDS encoding tyrosine-type recombinase/integrase → MMYKVVVSLHNDKGQRKYLNQEERLRFFEVTQQYDTSKRLFCQLLFYTGARIAEVHNLKTDSIDLANGTVVLETLKKRKRGIYREIPLPEPLLNDLQGYVGVLGAQGKQGHCLWTFSLRTGSRLIKASMKKAGISGVRSCARGLRHGFAVHAVNKVPLTMVKKWLGHASLTTTAIYLDIFGEEEREIAKRIW
- a CDS encoding nucleotidyltransferase domain-containing protein, yielding MSLKRNDLIWQPDKVLPYLFGELKQKIEVISPVYNIYLYGSRARTPYSQWGTALDGKDWDILIVCRFPIVNTKVWTTELGYHIDLKVTDNKGADTFFKYQKHWVEIYPENNLMNSE